One Vitis vinifera cultivar Pinot Noir 40024 chromosome 8, ASM3070453v1 genomic window carries:
- the LOC100250136 gene encoding bifunctional protein FolD 1, mitochondrial isoform X2 — MMMMMMMKRITQSMTVMWQKGLKKSMPSTSRAVNTLKHNHCYQIRKSPPLVSLDFPDIWTPNSLDYDCSPIQKGSNEQTAAVIDGKSISEEIISGIASEVSRMKESIGKVPGLAVILVGQRRDSQTYVRNKIKACEEAGIKSLMAELPEDCTEDEILSALSSFNENPSIHGILVQLPLPKHLDEEKILNMVSLEKDVDGFNPLNMGNLAMRGREPLFIPCTAKGCIELLLRSGVEIMGKKAVVIGRSNIAGLPTSLLLQRHHATVSILHALSKNPDQITRQADIVVTAVGVPNLVRGHWLKPGAVVIDVGTYPVEDPSSEFGYHLVGDVCYEEALGVASAVTPVPGGVGPMTIAMLLSNTLDSAKRAYDIT; from the exons atgatgatgatgatgatgatgaagaggatAACACAAAGCATGACAGTGATGTGGCAGAAGGGATTAAAGAAGAGCATGCCATCAACATCGAGAGCTGTAAATACTTTGAAGCATAACCATTGCTATCAAATTAGAAAGTCTCCTCCTCTTGTCTCCCTTGACTTCCCTGACATCTGGACCCCTAATTCCCTGGACTATGATTGTTCTCCAATCCAGAAAGGCT CCAATGAGCAGACCGCTGCTGTAATTGATGGGAAGTCAATTTCTGAGGAAATCATATCAGGAATAGCTAGTGAAGTGAGCAGGATGAAGGAGTCTATTGGAAAGGTTCCTGGCTTGGCTGTGATCTTGGTTGGTCAAAGAAGGGACTCTCAAACTTATGTCCGGAACAAAATAAAAGCTTGCGAAGAAGCCGGAATCAAGTCTCTGATGGCTGAACTGCCTGAGGATTGTACAGAAGATGAAATTCTCAGTGCTTTGTCAAGCTTTAATGAGAATCCATCAATTCATGGTATTCTTGTGCAGCTTCCTCTTCCAAAA CATTTAGATGAGGAAAAGATTTTGAACATGGTGAGCCTAGAAAAAGATGTGGATGGCTTCAATCCACTGAATATGGGAAATCTTGCCATGCGCGGAAGGGAGCCACTGTTCATCCCCTGCACTGCAAAGGGTTGCATTGAGTTATTGCTCAGGTCTGGTGTGGAAATCATGGGGAAGAAAGCTGTGGTGATTGGAAGAAGCAACATTGCCGGATTGCCCACATCATTGCTGTTGCAG AGGCACCATGCAACAGTCAGCATCCTACACGCATTGTCAAAGAACCCAGATCAGATCACCCGCCAAGCTGACATTGTGGTTACAGCTGTGGGAGTGCCTAATCTTGTCCGTGGCCATTGGCTAAAGCCTGGTGCAGTTGTCATTGATGTGGGAACATACCCGGTTGAG GACCCCAGCTCCGAGTTTGGTTATCACCTCGTTGGAGATGTGTGCTATGAGGAAGCACTAGGGGTAGCATCTGCCGTTACACCTGTACCAGGAGGTGTTGGACCCATGACAATCGCCATGCTCCTCTCCAACACTCTGGACTCTGCCAAGCGTGCTTATGACATTACTTGA
- the LOC100250136 gene encoding retrovirus-related Pol polyprotein from transposon TNT 1-94 isoform X3 gives MVLTQFQTKIQVFRSDNGKEYFNKALGKFFLEKGIVHQSSCNDTPQQNGIAERKNKHLLEVARALCFTTKVPKYLWGEAILTATYLINRMPTRILNFKTPLQVFTNCNPIFRLSSTLPLKIFGCTTFVHIHYHNRGKLDPRARKCVFVGYAPTQKGYKCFDPISKKLFVTMDVTFFESKPFFATHLQGESTSEDSDLFKIEKTPTPNPNNLLEPSNTNQFVYPNIETSGLDTTKSDMSFEKTAEILGKKNGVLNIESLDGSSSLPSHNQNHSNTNNGNRTSTKNSELMTYSRRKHNSKESNPDPLPGHESELREEPNSSKCPDE, from the exons ATGGTGCTGacacaatttcaaacaaaaattcaagtTTTCCGTAGTGACAATGGAAAAGAGTATTTCAACAAAGCTTTGGGAAAATTCTTCTTAGAAAAAGGTATAGTTCACCAAAGTTCTTGTAATgacactcctcaacaaaatggaatagCTGAACgaaaaaataaacatctttTGGAAGTGGCTAGAGCTTTATGTTTCACAACCAAAGTACCCAAATACCTTTGGGGtgaagctattctcacagctacctatctCATAAATAGGATGCCTACTAGGATCTTAAATTTCAAAACACCTTTACAAGTGTTCACAAACTGCAATCCTATATTTAGGCTATCATCTACACTTCCTCTAAAAATTTTTGGGTGCACTACCTTTGTCCATATTCATTACCATAATAGGGGAAAACTTGATCCTAGGGCTagaaaatgtgtttttgtagGCTATGCACCTACTCAAAAAGGATATAAATGCTTTGATccgatttcaaaaaaattgtttgtcaCCATGGATGTAACCTTTTTTgaatccaaacctttttttgCAACTCatcttcagggggagagcaCAAGTGAAGATTCAgatttgtttaaaatagaaaaaacaccAACACCAAACCCAAACAATTTGCTTGAACcatcaaatacaaatcaatttGTTTACCCGAATATTGAAACTTCAGGATTGGATACAACAAAATCTGATATGTCCTTTGAAAAAACTGCAGAAATTTTGGGcaaaaaaaatggtgttttgAATATTGAAAGTTTAGATGGCTCATCTTCCCTGCCATCTCACAATCAAAATCACAGTAATACTAACAATGGGAATAGAACAAGTACTAAAAATTCAGAACTCATGACCTACTCGAGGAGGAAGCATAACTCAAAGGAAAGTAATCCCGATCCTCTACCAGGCCATGAATCTGAACTAAGGGAAGAACCAAACTCATCCAAGTGTCCAG ATGAGTAA
- the LOC100250136 gene encoding retrovirus-related Pol polyprotein from transposon RE1 isoform X1 — MSYKNLSPSFFAFTSHLSLVEIPKNVQEALQVPEWKKAIFEEMRALEKNHTWEVMGPPKGKTTVGCKWVFTVKYNSNGSLERYKARLVAKGFTQTYGIDYLETFAPVAKLNTVRVLLSIAANLDWPLQQLDVKNAFLNGNLEEEVYMDPPPGFDEHFGSKVCKLKKSLYGLKQSPRAWFERFTQFVKNQGYVQAQSDHTMFIKHSNDGKIAILIVYVDDIILTGDHVTEMDRLKKSLALEFEIKDSGSLRYFLGMEVARSKRGIVVSQRKYILDLLKETGMSGCRPADTPIDPNQKLGDTKDGNLVNTTRYQKLVGKLIYLSHTRPDIAFAVSIVSQFMHSPYEVHLEAVYRILRYLKSTPGKGLFFKKSEQKTIEAYTNADWASSVIDRRSTSGYCTYIWGNLVTWRSKKQSVVARSSAEAEYRAMAHGVCEILWLKKILEELKRPLEMPMKLYCDNKVAINIAHNPVQHDRTKHVEIDRHFIKEKLEASIICMPFIPTTQQIADILTKGLFRSSFEFLISKLGMIDIYAPT; from the coding sequence ATGTCCTATAAAAATCTTTCTCCTTCTTTTTTTGCATTTACTTCACATCTCTCTTTGGtagaaattccaaaaaatgtacAGGAAGCTTTACAGGTTCCCGAGTGGAAGAAGGctatttttgaagaaatgagGGCACTTGAGAAAAATCATACATGGGAAGTGATGGGTCCGCCAAAAGGAAAGACAACAGTGGGTTGCAAATGGGTGTTCACAGTCAAGTATAATTCAAATGGATCTCTCGAAAGATATAAAGCACGATTGGTGGCCAAAGGTTTTACTCAAACCTATGGTATTGATTATCTTGAGACCTTTGCTCCAGTAGCAAAGTTGAATACTGTGAGAGTGCTTCTTTCAATTGCAGCAAATCTTGATTGGCCTCTTCaacagttagatgtgaagaatGCATTTCTAAATGGTAATTTGGaggaggaagtttatatggatcCACCGCCTGGATTTGATGAACACTTTGGATCTAAGGTGTGTAAGCTAAAGAAATCATTATACGGGCTCAAGCAATCTCCAAGAGCTTGGTTTGAACGATTCACTCAATTCGTAAAAAACCAAGGATATGTCCAAGCTCAGAGTGATCATACTATGTTCATAAAGCACTCCAATGATGGTAAGATTGCAATTTTGatagtatatgtggatgatattattCTTACAGGGGATCATGTCACTGAAATGGATCGATTGAAGAAAAGTCTAGCTttggaatttgaaattaaagattcGGGGTCTCTAAGATACTTTCTTGGAATGGAAGTTGCTCGTTCAAAAAGGGGTATTGTTGTCTCACAAAGAAAATACATTCTTGATCTCCTTAAAGAAACGGGAATGAGTGGATGTAGACCTGCTGATACTCCAATTGATCCTAATCAGAAACTAGGAGATACCAAGGATGGAAATCTTGTGAATACAACTCGGTACCAAAAGTTGGTGGGAAAACTGATTTATTTATCTCACACCCGACCAGATATTGCATTTGCAGTCAGCATAGTAAGTCAGTTTATGCACTCACCCTATGAAGTACATCTTGAGGCAGTATACCGTATCCTAAGATATTTGAAAAGTACTCCAGGAAAGGGATTGTTCTTCAAGAAGAGTGAGCAAAAGACTATTGAAGCATACACAAATGCGGATTGGGCAAGTTCAGTTATAGATAGAAGATCCACATCAGGTTACTGCACCTACATATGGGGAAATTTAGTCACTTGGAGGAGCAAGAAACAAAGTGTAGTAGCacgaagtagtgcagaagctgagtatcgGGCTATGGCACATGGAGTATGTGAGATATTGTGGTTAAAAAAGAttcttgaagaattaaaaagacCACTAGAGATGCCTATGAAATTATATTGTGACAACAAAGTTGCGATTAACATTGCCCATAATCCTGTGCAGCATGACAGAACCaaacatgttgagattgacagacacttcataAAAGAGAAATTGGAGGCTAGTATTATTTGTATGCCGTTTATTCCAACGACACAACAAATAGCTGACATTCTTACAAAAGGATTGTTCAGATCAAGCTTTGAGTTTCTCATCAGCAAGTTGGGCATGATAGATATCtatgctccaacttga